One Xenopus tropicalis strain Nigerian chromosome 8, UCB_Xtro_10.0, whole genome shotgun sequence genomic window carries:
- the LOC100494621 gene encoding Fc receptor-like protein 3: protein MSPLRLLLLLSVITENQGDSSIPFVSIDPNWSTVFTKESVTLTCNVDPSGTGEQIYYWYKDNQLIRMYQKSFKIDHPKVGYGGRYQCRTGTGSKSEAVRLQVSNDWLALKVPLYVYEGDDLYVACAGYPGYSARNAVLYRGNEVIASSPSDGKFLVGTANMAMSGSYSCTRQVKHLLIYYSYSSQAYISVRELFSKPVMKVSPNQVTEGDHMTITCDTELSPHRETTELQFAFYRNGHNVQGFSLSNQYGVPSAQLEDSGSYTCEVRMKNNMVQKRSNEINIQVTAQQASEVTVRLEPPQGQVYAGEKLEVFCSVDKWVGSLIFSWCKHKRTACEEKRASSQEQHFVVEAVPEGYGGEYQCIVTTEDTKVSIRSTNTWISVSVRIPLLRVSPKEVAVGDTVNLLCESKSRSFPKEYQFYHMEDIIGSIKGPQKAATQLNVTITSLTMAGPYLCAVRNDVSSTLRYSEGVTLSVMEPVANVTISPGMDVLEVRAENSLCLTCSVAKGTSPSLLWVYNNENVDQVPISGSYQVEFESEKVLCINSVQWYHTGVYQCQASNQLSPNRIFTAESNIVTITITERSYAVVGIGITLALPILIIFVVLLLYKFKIAASLSFFSCHFCPATSGGSNSNARIRQQEAERQPETNDEQNLYIDAPTEAHANEKDVCYTYIDLKLPTKGQFKSNSGEGSVTYAVVKGGGTKGNVTQREPNSALYENFNVSH, encoded by the exons ATGTCCCCTCTCCGCTTACTACTCCTGCTCT CAGTGATTACAGAAAACCAAG GAGATTCATCTATTCCCTTTGTGAGCATTGATCCCAATTGGTCCACGGTATTCACCAAGGAATCTGTAACTCTCACCTGCAATGTGGATCCCTCTGGAACAGGAGAGCAGATCTATTACTGGTATAAAGATAATCAGCTCATCCGTATGTATCAAAAGAGTTTTAAAATTGATCACCCCAAAGTGGGCTATGGAGGAAGGTATCAGTGCCGAACCGGTACCGGCAGTAAGAGCGAAGCTGTCAGGCTGCAAGTCAGTAATG ATTGGCTCGCCCTGAAAGTACCCCTCTATGTGTATGAAGGGGATGATCTATATGTGGCCTGTGCAGGGTACCCTGGGTATTCTGCCAGAAATGCTGTGCTGTACCGGGGCAATGAGGTTATAGCCTCCTCCCCCTCTGATGGCAAATTTCTGGTTGGAACGGCAAACATGGCAATGAGTGGCTCGTACAGTTGTACCCGACAAGTGAAACACCTTCTGATATATTATAGTTACTCTAGCCAAGCATATATTTCTGTGAGAG AGCTCTTCTCCAAACCAGTGATGAAAGTAAGTCCAAATCAGGTGACtgaaggagatcacatgaccataacatgtgacacagagctcagcccacacagagagactacagagctgcagtttgctttctacagaaatgggcacaatgtgcagggattcagtttatccaaccaatatggagtcccctcagctcagcttgaggattctgggagttatacCTGTGAGGTTAGAATGAAAAACAACATGGTGCAGAAGAGGAGCAATGAGATTAATATCCAGGTGACAG CCCAACAAGCTTCTGAGGTCACAGTGAGGCTTGAACCACCCCAAGGGCAGGTCTATGCCGGAGAGAAGCTGGAGGTGTTCTGCTCTGTGGACAAATGGGTTGGATCATTGATATTTTCATGGTGTAAACATAAAAGAACGGCCTGTGAAGAGAAAAGGGCAAGTTCTCAAGAGCAGCATTTTGTGGTGGAAGCTGTTCCTGAAGGTTACGGTGGAGAATATCAGTGCATTGTTACTACAGAAGATACTAAGGTTTCCATCAGAAGCACCAACACCTGGATCTCTGTCAGTG TCAGGATACCTCTGCTGAGAGTCAGTCCCAAAGAAGTcgcagtgggtgatacagtgaaTCTTCTCTGTGAGTCCAAGAGTCGCTCCTTCCCCAAGGAATATCAGTTTTATCACATGGAAGATATCATAGGAAGCATCAAAGGGCCCCAGAAAGCAGCAACTCAACTCAATGTGACCATCACTTCTCTCACCATGGCTGGTCCCTATCTCTGTGCAGTACGGAATGATGTCTCCAGCACTTTGAGATACAGCGAGGGAGTCACCTTGTCTGTGATGG AACCGGTGGCAAATGTTACTATTAGTCCTGGAATGGACGTTCTTGAAGTCAGGGCGGAGAACAGCCTGTGTTTGACCTGTTCTGTGGCAAAAGGCACCAGTCCCTCATTACTTTGGGTTTACAATAATGAGAACGTAGACCAGGTTCCTATCTCAGGATCGTACCAGGTGGAGTTTGAATCTGAGAAGGTGCTGTGTATAAATTCTGTGCAATGGTATCATACAGGAGTATACCAGTGCCAGGCCAGCAACCAGCTGTCTCCCAACAGGATATTCACTGCTGAAAGCAACATTGTCACCATAACTATCACAG AGAGGAGCTACGCAGTGGTGGGCATAGGTATCACTTTGGCATTGCCGATCCTCATTATTTTTGTGGTTCTTCTTCTCTACAAGTTCAAAATTGCCGCTTCCTTATCTTTCTTCAGCTGCCACTTTTGCCCAGCAACTTCAG GTGGTTCAAATAGTAATGCTCGTATAAG acaACAAGAAGCAGAAAGACAGCCGGAAACCAATGACGAGCAGAATCTGTATATCGATG CACCAACGGAAGCCCATGCAAATGAAAAGGATGTGTGTTACACCTACATAGATCTCAAACTCCCTACAAAAGGTCAGTTTAAGTCTAATAGT GGTGAAGGCTCTGTTACATATGCTGTTGTGAAAGGAGGAGGCACCAAAGGTAACGTAACTCAAAGGGAACCCAACTCTGCCCTCTATGAGAACTTCAACGTCAGTCACTGA